In Alteribacter lacisalsi, a genomic segment contains:
- a CDS encoding DeoR/GlpR family DNA-binding transcription regulator produces the protein MLTFERHEKILALLNQSKTVKLTELTEATGASESTIRRDLTDLEQQRKLKRVHGGASVLTGRREEPSLQEKSLKDQDEKSALGRAAADLINDNETVFIDAGSTTAAIIPFIQDRNITVVTNGLNIISALAGTGVKTYVLGGQVKGGTYAFVGAGALNSIQAYQFDKAFLGMNGVDPVFGYSTPDPEEAMIKRQALAHSGEGYVLADHTKLGDTAFSKVAGLREAVLITSDKSSESIIEDIEKQTNVQVVKTT, from the coding sequence ATGCTTACTTTCGAACGGCACGAGAAGATACTTGCACTTCTGAATCAGTCAAAAACGGTCAAGCTTACGGAGCTGACAGAAGCAACCGGTGCATCAGAATCCACGATCCGCCGTGATTTAACGGATCTTGAACAGCAGAGAAAATTAAAGCGGGTTCATGGCGGGGCCTCTGTCCTGACAGGCAGACGCGAGGAGCCTTCCCTGCAGGAAAAATCACTGAAGGACCAGGATGAAAAGTCAGCACTTGGTCGGGCAGCTGCTGATTTGATCAACGACAACGAAACCGTGTTTATTGATGCAGGATCAACAACAGCAGCGATCATTCCTTTCATACAGGACAGAAATATTACAGTGGTGACAAACGGCTTGAACATCATTTCGGCGCTTGCGGGAACAGGTGTGAAAACTTACGTTCTTGGCGGTCAGGTGAAGGGAGGCACATACGCCTTTGTAGGTGCCGGAGCGCTGAATTCGATTCAGGCATACCAATTTGACAAAGCATTCCTCGGGATGAACGGTGTGGACCCGGTATTCGGCTATTCAACACCTGACCCGGAAGAAGCGATGATCAAACGTCAGGCGCTGGCACATTCTGGTGAAGGCTATGTGCTTGCCGACCATACCAAGCTTGGTGACACAGCTTTTTCAAAAGTTGCCGGACTCAGAGAAGCCGTGCTCATTACTTCAGATAAAAGCAGTGAATCCATTATTGAAGATATTGAGAAACAAACGAACGTACAGGTGGTGAAAACAACATGA
- the pfkB gene encoding 1-phosphofructokinase, with protein MIYTVTLNPSADYFMDVPDFETGRTNRAAETQVVPGGKGINVSRVLTRLEVKTKAIGFLAGFTGTFIENTLKEENLDTSFVYTEGMTRINVKLKAGSETEINGTGCRITDRDQEELFGKLGELNGNDYLVLAGSLPDGADKGIYRKAVELANRSKTKAIVDTVGLPLTEALKAGPYLIKPNEAELSDFAGRELSGLDDVRKAAESAVQAGAENVLVSLGSRGALLVNRNHVLSARPPEGTLVNSVGAGDSMVAGFLYGETLGLPLKDCFAYSVASGSATAFSQGFCHKEQVETLVKRVIVKHESGEEE; from the coding sequence ATGATTTACACAGTCACATTAAATCCATCTGCAGATTATTTTATGGACGTTCCGGATTTTGAAACAGGAAGAACGAACCGGGCGGCAGAGACTCAGGTTGTGCCCGGAGGAAAAGGGATTAACGTTTCCAGAGTTCTGACGCGCCTGGAAGTCAAAACGAAAGCCATCGGTTTTCTGGCCGGTTTTACCGGAACATTTATTGAAAACACGCTTAAAGAGGAAAACCTGGATACCTCCTTTGTGTATACAGAGGGAATGACGCGGATCAATGTGAAGCTGAAAGCGGGAAGTGAAACAGAGATAAACGGTACGGGATGCCGTATCACTGATCGTGATCAGGAAGAACTCTTTGGAAAACTGGGAGAACTGAACGGGAATGATTATCTGGTTCTTGCAGGCAGTCTCCCTGATGGGGCAGACAAGGGCATTTACAGGAAAGCAGTGGAACTTGCGAACCGGTCTAAGACGAAAGCCATAGTGGATACGGTTGGACTGCCATTAACAGAAGCGCTTAAAGCCGGACCATATTTAATCAAACCGAACGAAGCAGAGTTAAGTGACTTTGCCGGCAGGGAACTGTCGGGCCTGGATGATGTCAGAAAAGCCGCTGAATCGGCTGTACAGGCTGGAGCTGAAAATGTCCTGGTGTCGCTTGGAAGCAGAGGGGCTTTACTTGTTAACAGGAATCATGTGCTTTCAGCCCGGCCTCCAGAAGGTACTCTGGTTAATTCAGTCGGAGCGGGTGATTCCATGGTAGCCGGTTTCCTCTACGGAGAAACGCTGGGACTGCCCCTTAAGGACTGTTTTGCCTACAGCGTGGCTTCAGGAAGTGCTACGGCATTTTCACAGGGATTCTGTCATAAAGAACAAGTTGAAACACTCGTAAAAAGAGTGATTGTAAAACACGAAAGCGGGGAGGAAGAATAA
- a CDS encoding PTS fructose transporter subunit IIABC, translating into MRITELLTQDTVLLDLKASAKEAVIDEMAEKLDRAGKLADLKLFKKAIRERESQSSTGIGEGVAIPHAKTKAVKEPAIAFARSAEGVDYEAIDGQNSHLFFMIAASEGANNEHLQALSRLSTLLMDEDFRQTLMEADSVEEVLRAVDEKEKEKLGAEDEDRAARKGDTSGKPFVVAVTGCPTGIAHTYMAADGLKAKAKQMNIDIKVETNGSDGVRSRLTQEEIERADGVIIAADTKIEKERFAGKRLVDAPVKDGIRKPEDLLNKAVGGNAPVYKGDGSTGASSGDGQEDRRPGFYRHLMNGVSNMLPFVVAGGILIALSFVFNEPGAEETHWFGDILNMIGAEYGFYLMIPVLSAFIARSIADRPGFAAGMIGGLMAVNFEAGFLGGIIAGFLAGYLVLLFRRVFAFIPPSLDGIRTILILPLFGVFFTGLIMFYLVTPLNAFSRGIEGWLGGLGTGNIVLMGILLGAMMAVDMGGPINKAAFTFGLAMIEAGNYAPHAAIMAAGMVPPLGIAIATTFFKSKFTRQEQDAGKSNYVLGASFITEGAIPFAAADPGRVIPSIITGSAIAGGLAMLFGAATQAPHGGLFVLLLVDNWALYLIAILTGAAVTALMLGFWKKPVQSAADHSQKQAS; encoded by the coding sequence ATGAGAATCACAGAGTTACTCACACAGGATACTGTCCTTCTTGACCTCAAAGCATCAGCTAAAGAAGCCGTTATTGATGAAATGGCCGAAAAGCTGGACCGTGCCGGTAAATTGGCAGACCTGAAGCTGTTCAAGAAAGCGATCAGGGAAAGAGAGTCGCAGAGTTCCACCGGAATTGGTGAAGGTGTGGCCATTCCACACGCAAAAACCAAGGCAGTAAAAGAGCCGGCAATCGCGTTTGCCCGTTCTGCGGAGGGTGTGGATTACGAGGCGATCGACGGACAGAACAGTCATCTGTTCTTTATGATTGCGGCTTCAGAGGGAGCCAACAATGAGCATTTGCAGGCTCTCTCCCGCCTGTCCACTCTGCTTATGGACGAGGACTTTCGTCAGACATTAATGGAAGCGGATTCAGTCGAAGAAGTGCTTCGTGCCGTTGATGAAAAAGAGAAAGAAAAGCTTGGCGCCGAAGACGAGGACAGAGCAGCCAGGAAGGGGGACACATCCGGGAAACCGTTTGTGGTTGCTGTCACCGGGTGCCCGACCGGAATCGCCCATACGTACATGGCAGCGGATGGCCTGAAGGCTAAAGCAAAACAGATGAATATTGATATAAAAGTGGAAACAAACGGATCTGACGGTGTTCGCAGCCGGCTCACGCAGGAAGAGATCGAACGGGCTGATGGTGTCATTATCGCGGCGGATACGAAGATAGAAAAGGAGCGGTTTGCCGGAAAAAGGCTGGTGGATGCGCCTGTTAAAGACGGCATCCGTAAACCGGAGGATCTGCTTAATAAAGCTGTCGGGGGGAACGCACCTGTATACAAAGGGGACGGAAGTACCGGAGCCTCTTCAGGGGATGGACAGGAAGACAGGCGCCCCGGTTTTTACCGCCACCTGATGAACGGGGTTTCCAACATGCTGCCATTCGTTGTGGCAGGCGGGATTTTGATTGCCCTCAGTTTTGTTTTTAATGAGCCTGGTGCAGAAGAAACTCACTGGTTTGGAGATATTCTCAACATGATCGGCGCAGAATACGGCTTTTATCTTATGATCCCGGTTCTTTCCGCATTCATTGCAAGAAGTATCGCTGACCGTCCTGGATTTGCTGCCGGTATGATCGGCGGTTTAATGGCGGTAAACTTTGAGGCAGGTTTCCTGGGCGGTATTATTGCCGGTTTCCTTGCCGGTTATCTCGTACTGCTCTTCAGACGAGTATTTGCTTTTATCCCGCCGTCACTTGACGGAATCCGCACGATTCTGATTCTCCCGCTGTTCGGGGTATTCTTTACCGGGCTGATCATGTTTTACCTTGTTACACCGCTCAATGCCTTCTCGCGGGGAATTGAAGGCTGGCTGGGCGGACTCGGGACCGGAAATATTGTACTGATGGGGATCCTTCTCGGGGCTATGATGGCTGTTGATATGGGAGGCCCGATTAACAAAGCTGCATTTACTTTTGGACTTGCCATGATTGAAGCAGGGAACTACGCACCGCATGCGGCCATTATGGCAGCAGGGATGGTTCCGCCGCTCGGAATTGCCATTGCGACAACTTTCTTTAAGTCCAAATTTACCCGTCAGGAACAGGATGCCGGAAAATCAAACTATGTTCTCGGTGCATCCTTTATAACAGAAGGAGCCATACCATTTGCTGCTGCAGATCCGGGACGTGTGATTCCGTCAATCATTACAGGCTCTGCTATCGCCGGAGGTCTGGCCATGCTCTTCGGGGCTGCGACACAGGCTCCGCACGGGGGACTGTTTGTGCTCCTGCTTGTGGATAATTGGGCGCTCTATCTGATTGCCATTCTGACAGGTGCTGCCGTAACCGCCCTGATGCTCGGGTTCTGGAAAAAGCCCGTTCAAAGTGCAGCAGATCACTCTCAGAAACAGGCATCTTAA
- the metX gene encoding homoserine O-acetyltransferase MetX: MTVRQDKKTDSQTGTVILEEVTLESGRVLRQVETAYERAGRKNGTPVVVCHALTGNHHTVGTEERPGWWRGLIHEGGYVDLNEHEVFTFNVIGGCSGSAGPLTRNPDSGAQYRSDFPFISVRDMVHVQKAALEKLGITSIHAVLGGSLGGMQALEWVTLYPERVGQAVILAATSSLSDYGMAYNAIARKAITDDPKWNGGHYAANDPPVNGLALARMTGMITYRSGSLFNQRFHRETKHGPGQSHDEVAYQVESYLLYQGDKFTKRFDANSYLYLLKAMDSHDLERESEETLQERLAPVQLPVTFISFTGDLLYPPEEMKRLAETFAKAGAKAAFFEVDTVFGHDGFLTEYSKWGDIVRSALEKPAEEGKAI; this comes from the coding sequence ATGACGGTCAGGCAGGATAAAAAAACAGATTCACAGACAGGGACAGTCATACTGGAGGAAGTGACTCTCGAATCCGGCCGAGTGTTACGACAGGTGGAAACGGCTTATGAACGAGCCGGCAGGAAAAACGGAACACCAGTGGTTGTCTGTCACGCTCTGACCGGTAATCATCATACCGTCGGGACGGAGGAGCGGCCGGGATGGTGGCGGGGTCTTATCCACGAAGGCGGTTATGTGGATCTGAATGAACATGAGGTATTTACGTTTAACGTGATTGGAGGCTGCAGTGGATCAGCTGGTCCCCTTACGCGTAATCCGGATTCCGGCGCTCAGTACAGAAGTGATTTTCCATTTATTTCAGTTCGGGATATGGTACACGTACAGAAGGCAGCGTTGGAAAAGCTTGGTATTACCAGCATTCACGCAGTATTGGGAGGATCACTGGGCGGTATGCAGGCACTTGAATGGGTCACGCTGTATCCGGAGCGAGTCGGGCAGGCAGTCATTCTGGCGGCCACCTCCTCCCTGAGTGATTACGGAATGGCCTATAATGCCATAGCGAGAAAAGCAATAACCGATGATCCGAAGTGGAACGGCGGTCATTATGCAGCCAACGATCCGCCGGTAAACGGTCTCGCCCTTGCCCGGATGACAGGGATGATCACCTACCGTTCAGGAAGCCTTTTTAACCAGCGTTTTCACCGTGAAACGAAACACGGGCCAGGACAGTCCCACGATGAAGTTGCTTATCAGGTTGAATCGTATCTCCTTTATCAGGGAGACAAATTTACAAAACGGTTCGACGCTAACAGCTACCTCTATCTGCTGAAGGCGATGGACAGTCATGACCTGGAGCGGGAAAGTGAAGAGACACTTCAGGAGAGGCTCGCACCTGTCCAGTTACCTGTAACCTTTATTTCCTTCACCGGTGACCTGCTCTATCCGCCGGAAGAGATGAAACGGCTGGCCGAGACCTTTGCAAAGGCCGGAGCGAAAGCAGCATTCTTTGAAGTAGACACCGTATTCGGCCATGATGGCTTTCTTACGGAATACAGCAAGTGGGGGGACATCGTGCGCAGCGCACTGGAGAAACCGGCAGAGGAAGGGAAAGCCATTTAG